TTGCCATACCAAGCAACAAATAGAGAATTCTCATAGCAACATGTTCATGTTGTAATTATAAGCTAGCAAGAAAACTTAATCaactaataattaaattcataacgAAATAGCATCTTTACATACTAAATCCACATACATAACAGCCTTTAAAATCCCTAATCCATTATCTCAACTCATAGTTTTCCAGGTATGATAAATTAACCATAATATCTTTAATCTTTCAAATTGCTAACACAAAACCACAAATTCTAGCTTCTAACAATCAAATTAGAGAATTTAGAATGGAAACTAAAGCAAACAATTACATCatcaaaatacccaaaacaagATATAGTTTTATTTACTTACCCACAAACTTTGAAACTGAAACTTTAGTGTTAAGATTTTGATTTCTTCTTTAGAGAGAGATATTCGGCTTCGGTGAGAGAGAAAAGGCAAAAGAGTGAAGAGGGCTGTTGGTGTGAGAGAGGAGATTTGGCTGTgtaagaataaagaaagaagaatagaGAAACAAAAGGATGGAATTCGGTGCAGCAAAGAAAAGATTAGGGAGAATGTTTTGGGTGGGGCACGTGTCTTGCTAAGGGTAATAGGGTGGATGACTCACCCAtatacattttcaaaatttacacttACCACCCCTCCATAACCTTATATTCTAGAAAGGCCCAATTAATAAAATAGTTATGCATTTATACCCTTACCTGATAAAACTTCTTTCCATAACTTAAAAAAAGGCCTATATCTTTTATAGCATCAAAATATCAAAGTCTCATGcacttaaattaattaagataataaTAAGTATATAGatccataaaattaattatacaaTTAGTTTGGGATTTTATAGTTAGCTTGggcttttgattaaaaatttgcCATGAGTTTGAACCATAGGCTCTAGATATGGTATTTGAATTctattgataaaataaatttgctATATGTTTAAACTATGGGCTTTGATTATGGGGTTGAATCCTATTGGTAAAATAGTTTTCCCATGGACTTGAGTCATGGGCTTTTTGAATATTGCCAATATATATTGTCTTGGGATTtgaaaaaataacatgtatGCATTGAGTTCAAAAGGTCAATTTTGGGGTTTGCCAAGTGTTGAAAAAAATAGGGCAAGATACATGGTTTTTGGCCTTTTATGGTAATGGTTTCTATTGTGGGCAAATTTGGTAATGAAATAGTAAATATTTGTGGACTAAGTTGGTGGTGGCATGCTTCATTTATTCATTGTAACATGTTTTTCCATTGCACCATGCAATAGTTAATTAATGAATAATGGGtgagattgaaaattaaaaattcaattttaaccTTAACCTAGAAATTTTTTCAACTGTTACTCtttacattttttactttttaccttACAAACTTTTATATgtcacaattcaataaaatattggcGTAATCAGACAGTTTACTACTTACtggtagggatggcaatggggcggggcggggtcgaaggatggggtcttcgtcccCGCCCCGTATGGTTttatcttgccccatccccaccccgccCCACATGACGGGGaatactttctcaccccatccccgccccttggggCCCCACGAAGCCCCGTCCCACctcgtaaaactctactttttgttaatttgccctacaactagtacaattttttttaatgaaacctatttcattaataaaaatatacttgaaattacaactaaatttatctcatcaaatccaatcaatttttagaaacaattgaataatatatccaagtgtttaacaagacaatcattaaaataaataaaaatctcatagtataacacaacaaaataaaggtaGAGAATCACATTAGatagaataaaatatgctaattttaatatatttgtttaaatagtagggttttagagtatgaaaattttataattataactttTAGTAATGCGGGACGGGGTGGGGTGGGGCGGGGACGGGGAGGGGCGGGGGTCTAAAATGCCTAAACCCATCCCCACCCCGTCCCgtggtgcggggctaaaatcttgccccattcTTGCCCCATCGCCTTTGCGGGACGGGAAAAACCCGCGCGAGACGAAGTGGGGAGGGGCGGGTTAGGCGACGGGGAAAAATTACCATCCCTACTTACTGGAGTCCGCCAATTTTTACTTTAGACAGTTCAACTAAggaataaaaacgccgctatttatagcaaaaagaattatatatattcaaaattttggtgTTTCTTCATTTCTTGGGTTCCTCAGAGTGCCGAGAAAAGACAGGTATTTGCTCTCTCTTCTCCGATTCcttcaaattttattgattCGTGGATTCAATGATCACAAATGTTGTGGTTCGAataggatttgtttttttttctgtttctattttgtgaATAGTTTTGATAAATCTGTTCCCTATTTCTCGTAATTGCCAATTCCTGATCTTTCACTTTTAGGGCTTCAAATTCAAGTTCATTtcaggtttttttatttatttatttttaattttttttacatgcaTGGGTTCTGTTTGGTTGCCGCGAAACTGCAATTTGATTTCTtgtgtatgaattttttttagcattgaTTCTAGGTGAATTTGATTCTATTTTTCAAATGCGTGCTTTAAAAATATACTattcttattctctctctttttttttttttgttgttgatattttcttgtttttatttttatttttaaagttttatttgaatatgattagtgataataattttataatattcttgATTGCTTGAAAACCATCAGGCATCAATTCTCATAAAAATGGGTGAAAGAGCAGAAATTGAAATATTAGAATGCATAGCACTCTTCATTTTCTATGTGTAATTGTATTTAGCATTATTTAacagtggttttttttttctaagaccCTAAACCATGCAAATTAGAGtatctaaaatttaaagttgTTTTCTCATTTTGTTAAGAGCCatgtagctcaattggcacctcccccattgtaactattgaattatcaaataaaGTCGTTTTACTTTTGATTGCTTGAAAACCATTAGGCACCAATTCTCATAAAAATGGGTGAAAGAGCAGAAATTGAAATATTAGAATGCATAGCACTCTTCATTTTCTATGTGTAGTTGTATTTAGCATTATTTAAcagcggtttttttttttttctaagaccCAAAACCATGCAAATTAGAGtatctaaaatttaaagttgttttctaattttgttaAGAGCCatgtagctcaattggcacctcccccattgtaactattgaattatcaaataaaGTTGTTTTACTTTTCCCCTACATTTGTCTTGGAAACTATGCGAATTGTGGGGGGCGTGGGAGGTTCTATTTTAGATTTAAGtgcagataatttttttttttttggggtaataaATTCCTGAGTTTTTGATATTGAATATTCTGCTGGATTTGATTGCAGGGTACATCCGTAATAAAAGATGTTAGAGCAGTTACTAATTTTTACTCGAGGAGGATTAATCCTCTGGACATGTAAAGAGTTTGGAAATGCTCTTAAGGGATCACCAATTGACACCTTGATCCAATCCTGTCTTTTAGAAGAACGATCTGGTGCAGCATCGTACAATTATGATGGCCCCCAAGGTGCCGCTTACACACTCAAATGGACCTTCCATAATGATCTTGGCCTTGTATTTGTCGCTGTGTATCAGCGAATCCTTCATCTATTGTATGTGGACGAACTGCTTGCAATGGTGAAGCATGAGTTTTCAGAGATTTATGATCCAAAACGGACGGCTTACAGTGATTTTGACGAAACTTTTAGGCAACTGAGAAAGGAGGCTGAGGCTCGGGCTGAGGAATTGAAGAAATCAAAGCAGATGAGCAAGCCTTTAAGTAATAGTAAGAAGCAAGGACAGGTGCAAAAGAGTGGGTTTGAAGGAGGAAGTAAGAAAAAGAGTGAAGGTGCTTTGGCCAATGATGGTGGGGATGGTGATAGAAGGAAAGGCAGTAAACTGGCGAATGGCCACTCCAATGGCCATCGTGTTGATATTGTAGAATCTAAGGTAAATGGTGCAGATAACGGTATAGAAAATATGAGCTCCAATGCTGGGGCGTTTGATGTAAATAAGCTTCTGAAGCTTAGAGCTAAAGGTGGGAAGAAAACAGATACTGTTGTTAGCAAGGGCTCCAAGatagagccaaaaaaaaagataacaaagaaGAATAGAGTTTGGAATGATTCACCCCCTCCAGAGAAATTGGATTTTACGGATTCTGTGGGTGAGAATGGGAATCATATAGATGTTGTTGCAGCTGATCATGGTGAAAGTATGATGGACAAGGAGGAGATCTTCAGTAGTGAAAGtgaggatgaagaagatgaggaagtGGAGAAGGACAGCAGGCCTGAAACTAAGAAGAAGGGGTGGTTTTCATCAATGTTCCAAAGGTAAGTTTAATTGATCTCAGTCctaggtttttgttttattcgTTAATGACAATTTAGTTTATatgtgtaattttcttttttaaacttctGCTCACTAATTAAGTAGGTgtgtatttaattttatttttttaaacttctgCTCACTATTTTGGTTCTTAGTTTCCCTGCCATATTTAAATGAAGGATgcttcttggttttttattttttattgcaatgTAAATATTTGAACAGTAATTTAGATGACACAAACTTGTGTTATCAATGGTCCACCTGTGTTGCACCGGTTAACATTTTTATGTTGAAAtctacttatttttttatttgtccatatgatgatatatttttctttgaattattGAAGGAGTTCATTTGTTGTTtctgcttatatatatttaatttttcaaatattggAGTTTACAAGAGTTCTTCGTTGAGGTTGAACTTATTGATGGATAAATTTTCCAATCTATTGTTGTATTCTGTGATAGCCTAAGGATCAACTGAACTTCAGGTCTTCAGCATATAAATGgctttattattgaaaatattccAACCTGCTGGGTGTGTgcataacttaccaataaaaataattattgcaaCTGTAGTGTTGCCATTTCTACTGCTTTGAAATCTTCA
This DNA window, taken from Quercus robur chromosome 2, dhQueRobu3.1, whole genome shotgun sequence, encodes the following:
- the LOC126714480 gene encoding uncharacterized protein LOC126714480; this translates as MLEQLLIFTRGGLILWTCKEFGNALKGSPIDTLIQSCLLEERSGAASYNYDGPQGAAYTLKWTFHNDLGLVFVAVYQRILHLLYVDELLAMVKHEFSEIYDPKRTAYSDFDETFRQLRKEAEARAEELKKSKQMSKPLSNSKKQGQVQKSGFEGGSKKKSEGALANDGGDGDRRKGSKLANGHSNGHRVDIVESKVNGADNGIENMSSNAGAFDVNKLLKLRAKGGKKTDTVVSKGSKIEPKKKITKKNRVWNDSPPPEKLDFTDSVGENGNHIDVVAADHGESMMDKEEIFSSESEDEEDEEVEKDSRPETKKKGWFSSMFQSIAGKANLEKSDLEPALKALKDRLMTKNVAEEIAEKLCESVAASLEGKKLASFTRVSSTVQAAMEEALVRILTPRRSIDILRDVHAAKEQGKPYVVVFVGVNGVGKSTNLAKVAYWLLQHNVSVMMAACDTFRSGAVEQLRTHARRLQIPIFEKGYEKDPAVVAKEAIQEATRNGSDVVLVDTAGRMQDNEPLMRALSKLINLNNPDLVLFVGEALVGNDAVDQLSKFNQKLADLSATPSSRLIDGILLTKFDTIDDKVGAALSMVYISGAPVMFVGCGQSYTDLKKLNVKSIVRTLLK